The uncultured Carboxylicivirga sp. genomic interval GTCATACATTTACAAATTACTGTTCAAAAATAGAAAAATATTGACGAGATAAAAAAGAGGCTTTATATCCCTATTTTTTTTTTGGAAACCTCTATGTGCGCAATTTTTAATTATTTTTGTGGACGCTTGAAAAAATGACCACTTTGACTATTCAATACACACAATATAGTAAACTGCTTAAAACTATGTTAATAACATCCTTATGGGCAGTTATTTTTTTGCATTGTTCTTTATTAACCGCTCAATCCCCGGAATTGATGCCGGTTGCAGGGCCCGTTACTTCATTTAACGAAGTCACATTGAGTAATAATTCGTTACAAAACGACACTATAAACAATAACATTTCTAGAACAGATAGTTTATCGCGTCGCCGCAATCCACAATTTTTAAGTAACGACTCTCTAAGTCTTACACCAAAAGACACGGTTCCTAGAACATCCGATCCAAATTCCTTTATTATCGATTCTGAAGTACAATACAAAGCCAAAGACTCGATTTTTACTGATATGATTACCAAGAAAACATACTTGTATGGCGACGCAGAAGTAAAATATCAGGACATTACATTAACAGCGAACACCATTATCTTAGATATGGATAGCAGTACAGCTGTTGCTTATGGAGCCCGCGACTCCTTAAATAACGAAATTGGATTGCCTGTATTTACGGATCCTAGCGGAGAGTACGAAATGCGGAGGATGAAATACAATTTCAAAACTGAAAAAGCAATCATTCAGCATATCGTTACCGAACAAGGTGAAGGATTTGTGGTTGGAGACAGAGCAAAAAAAATTGAAGACAATGCCTATTGCATGAAGGATGCACGGTATACTACCTGCGACCACCACGATCATCCCCACTTCTATTTAAATCTTACTAAAGCCAAAGTTATTCCGGGTAAAAAAACCATTACTGGTCCTGCTTATTTAGTGGTTGAAGATGTAAAACTACCTATTGTAATCCCTTTTGCAATGATACCTACTACATCTTCATATAGCTCTGGATTTATTTTCCCCTCATATCGCGATGAATCAATTAGAGGATTTGGACTGACCGACGGGGGTTACTATTGGGCTGCCAACGATTATTTCGATTTAATGGCCAAAGGTGATATTTTCACCAATGGATCGTGGGCTTCCCGAACGACAACTAATTATAAAAAACGATATAAATTTAGTGGTCGTTTGAACTTCCAGTACATGGAAAACATTTATAGTGAAAAGGATTTGCCCGATTACAAAAAAACTAAGGATATGTCAATTACATGGAGTCACAGACAAGATGCTAAGGCCAATCCTTACCAAACTTTTTCGGCAAGCGTAAACTATTCAACCAGTTCTTACGATCAAAATAACATTAACTCGATTGGTACAGTAAACGGCAGCGACATTTCGCGTAATACCAAACGATCGAGTATCTCATACAGTAAACGATGGGCTGGTAAACCATATAATTTATCTCTTAACTTACTTCACTCTCAAAACAGTAGAGATACCACCATTGACCTTACCATTCCGGATATAACTTTTACAGTTAACCGTTTCTACCCTTTCAAAAGCAAAAACAAGGTAGGATCTAACGAGAATTTTCTGGAAAAAATCAGTGTTTCATATACAGGAAATGCAAAAAACTACGTAAGTGCCAAGGAGTACGAGCTAGGCTTTACAGGAAACGATTTTACAAACCAATGGAAAAATGGTATGCAACACAGTATTCCGGTTGCAATGAATTTTAAATTCTTAAAGCATTTTACATTAAATCCATCCTTTAACTACAGAGAGCGCTGGTACCTATCCAAAACGGAACAGTACTGGGACGAAGAAAATCAAGTCATAGCTAAATCAGATCCTATTTCAGGCTTCAACCGTGCTTACGATTACAGTTTAAGTGCTGGTACTTCAACCAAAATATATACCACGTTTAAACCTTGGGAAAAACTATTTGGAGACAAAATAGAAGGCATTCGCCACGTAGCTACTCCATCGGTATCATTCTCGTACAGCCCCGATTTTAGTGAAGCAAAATATGGCTTTTACGACTCTTTTGAATACTACAACCAAGACAAGGATGAAGTTGAACGTGAAAAATACTCCTATTACGAGGGCTATTTATATGGTACTCCGGGAGAAGGAAAATCAGGATCAATGGGCTTTAGTTTAGCCAATACCCTTGAAATGAAAGTAAAGAGTACCAAAGACTCAACCGGCTTTAAGAAGATTAAAATACTTGAGAGCTTAAACTTTAGTTCAAGTTATAACTTTCTAAAAGATTCGGTAAAATTAGCTCCTATCAATATGACCGGACGTACTAAAATTGCCGGTACAAACATTAATTTCGGAGCTCGCTTTAACGCATACGCTCTTGATGACTCGACTGGATTAGTAACCAATACTTTCCTGATTAATTCTGATAAAAAGAAGTTATTACGCATGGAAAGTGCCAACCTAAGTTTTGGATATAGCATTGGCTCCGACACTTTTAAAAAGAAGAAAAATAACGAAGATACTAATCAAGAACAAGAGGATGATTCTTCAAATATGCCTCCATTAGACCCTAATGATCCAACATCCGGATTACCTTCATTTGGTCAGGGAGAAAACCGCAATTTAATGGCTGGCGATGACGGCTATGCCGACTTCTCTATCCCCTGGAACCTATCTTTTAATTACTCACTACGCGTTAACGGAAGTTTCGATAAAACCCAAAAAGACTATAAATATACAGTTACATCAGATGTTAACTTTAACGGAAATATGTCGTTAACACCCAAATGGAAAATCAACTTTTCATCGGGTTATAGTTTCGACCAAAAAGCATTGGCTCACACCAGCATGGGAATCAGTCGTGATTTACACTGTTGGAGCATGAATTTTAGCTTAGTTCCAGTCGGTAGATATAAGTCTTACTTTTTTACAATCAGAGTAAATTCAAGCATGCTTCAAGACTTAAAATACGACAAACGAAGCAGTGCCCGCGATAACCCTAATTTCTACAACTAAGATTAGGTTATTAGAAACATAGACAATGACTATTGGACACAATTAAGTGTAGCCTCATTACAAAACGAGCAACAGTTGAGATTTAATTGAACCAATCAATAAAACTGTTGGTTTCATTATCAAGTAAAATCAATCAGAAATGAAAAAAATAATAGCAACAAAGAATGCACCTGGAGCCATTGGCCCTTATAGCCAGGCAGTAGAAGTAAACGGAACATTATACATTTCGGGCCAGGTACCTGTTGATCCGACAACCGGCAAAGTGATTGATGGGGGAATTTCCGAACAAACTGAGCAAGTTATGAAAAACATTGGTGCCATTTTAGACGAAGCCGGATATACTTTTGCTGATGTAGTAAAATCCACTTGCTTACTTAGCGACATGGCCAACTTTAAAGCTATGAATGAAGTATATGGGTCGCGCTATACTGAAAATCCTCCGGCACGTGCTGCGTTTGCTGTTAAAGAATTACCTCTTGGTGTACTTATCGAAATTGAAACAATAGCTATTAAATAAATATTACCTTAATAATATTAAAGAACTGCTTTTCGTATAGAGGAGCAGTTTTTTTTATGCCTGATGGTTAGCCTAAAGTGGCGGACAGAATAATCTTGACAGAAAAATCTGCAGCCCCATGCAGAAGTATCTGCAGCCCCGTACAGAAGTATCTGCAGCCCCTTACAGAATTATCTGCAGCCTCGTACAGAATTATCTGTGAAGGCAGCTAAAAACCTTCAATTTATACAAATAAAAAACCACCATGTCCCCATGGTGGTTTATGTCTGTTTGAAAAATGTTTTTTAATCTATCCGAGATTAATAAAAAATGTTACTCGGCAACAACCTCAATTGAGATGTCAACCTTAACTTCACGATGCAATTTAATAGTTGCAGTGTAAGTACCCAATTCTTTAGCATCGTCTTTCATAGAAATGTTTTTACGATCAACGTCAAAACCTCCTTTAGTCAATGCTTCAGCAATTTGAATAGTATTTACCGAACCAAAAATCTTACCTGTTTGGCTAGCTTTAGCACCGATAGTAAATGACTTACCTTCTAATGTTTTAGCTACCTCAAGGGCATCATTTTTAATTTTCTCTTCTTTATGAGCACGTTGTCTCATATTTTCTTCGTGTACTTTCTTGGCAGAAACAGTAGCTAGTACAGCCATCCCACGCGGGATTAAATAGTTACGACCGTAACCATTTTTCACAGTAACGATATCGTTCTTGTGGCCAAGATTCTGAATGTCTTCTTTAAGAATAATTTCCATCGTAAATCCTCCTTTTTCTTATTTCATCAAATCGGTTACGTATGGCAACAAGGCCAAGTGACGTGCTCTCTTAACAGCCTGAGATACTTTTCTTTGGTATTTCAAAGAAGTTCCAGTAAGACGACGAGGTAAAATTTTACCTTGTTCGTTCAAAAACTTCTTCAAGAACTCAGGATCTTTGTAATCGATGTACTTGATTTTGTTTTTCTTAAAACGACAGTACTTTTTCTTCTTAATCTCTACTGATGGAGGAGTAAGATATCTGATTTCTGATTGATTCTGTGCCATGGTCTAGTTCTCCTTTTCTTTTTTGTTTGCTCTTCTTTTTTCTGCATACGCTTTAGCGTATTTGTCAAGCTTGAAGGTCAAGAAGCGAATTACACGCTCGTCGCGACGGAAAGCTGTCTCCAATGTTGCTACGAATTCAGGTTCAGCATCGAACTCAAACAATTGGTAGAAACCGGTTGATTTCTTTTGAATTGGATAAGCCAATTTGCGTAGGCCCCAATTTTCTTCGTTTACAATTTTACCTCCATTCTCGGTTATCAAACCTTTGAATTTTTCTACCGCTTCCTTCATCTGAACATCAGACAAAACGGGAGTTAAAATGAAAACGGTTTCATAATGATTCAACATATCTTCTTAATTTTTAGAAGGTTTTTAATAATCAGGGCGCAAAGATAGAAATAAATAACTTAGAAACAAACAAGTTAGTAAGCCAAAGACCAAAGTTAAAGGGCAAAAGTCAAAAAAATAGCCCGAAGCACAAAGTCCGAAAGTCCGATAACTTTATATACTCTTTGCAGTTCTCAATCGAATATTGATTCATCGATTAATTGGTAATAAAATCAAGCCAACTTTATACTTCAGTCTTCAATTCTATTTATTGTAACCCGAGAAATATCTCATAAACTGTACGCGCTCAAACATCTCTGGATTATTAGCCTGACTTTGGCTAAGCTTCCCTTTAAAATCAGCCAGTGATTCGTATCCTCGTCGTTCCATCCACTTATCCAACTCTGAAAGCATCCACCGGATCACCTCTGGTCCTTCTTTATAAACCGACGAAACCAATTCAACCGACGAGGCACCCGCCATCAATAACTTAACCAATGTACCATATTCATGCACACCTGTTGATGCAATTAAATCGCATTTTGCACTAGGCGATAAAATAGAAATCCAGCGTAACGACATGGCAAAATCTTCGGGATTAGAATACACTTTTCCGCTTACCACCTGATCATTCTCAATATCGAAATCAAGCGATGCAAAACGGTTAAATAAAATCAATCCATCTGCTTTGACTGATAAACGTGACAATACATTACCCAGATTTGTAAAATACGATCCGAGCTTAATTCCAACCGGAACGGTAATATATTGTTTCACCTTATCAACAATATCAAAATAAATCTTTTCGATAGATTCGGCCGAAGCCTCTATATTATAAGGAAGCTTGAAAATATTTAATTCAATACCGTCAACTCCGGCTTCTTCAAACTTTTTAGCATACGAAATCCACTCGCTGTACGATGTACAGTTGATACTGGCTATAATAGGAATATCAACCGCCTCTTTAGCTTCAGTAATTAAAGAAACATATTTATCCAGCGCTTCTTGCTTTAACTGATAATCGTAATAATCAAAAAACTCAAGATTATTATCATCCATTCCCAATTGCTGACCAATGGTTTGCTGAGCCTCAGCTACTATTTCTTCTTCAAAAATAGATTTTAGTACAATTGCAGCCGCTCCAGCTGCGGTAAGCTTTTTAATTCCTCCAATAGTTGATGACAAACCTGAGCTGCCAATTACAACTGGATTTTTAATAGGAATACCTAAATATGTAGTTGAAAGATTCTTCATTATTTTAAGAGTTATGTTTTTCCTGAAGATATTTATGCATCGATGCGGCAGCATTACGACCATCGCCCATTGCTAAAATAACGGTTGCTCCTCCCCTCACAATATCTCCTCCTGCAAACATTTCGGGTATTGATGATTGTAATTTTTCATCGTCAACAACAATGGTTCCCCAACGGGTTGTTTCCAATTGAGGCAACGCACTTGGGATTAGAGGATTTGGTGATACACCTACACTTACCACAACCGTATCCACATCAATTTCATATTCTGAACCTTCCATAGGAACTGGTCGACGACGTCCGGAAGCATCGGGCTCACCCAATTCCATCTTCTGAACTCTCACCTTGTTCACGCGTCCGTTTTCATCGGCAAAATACTCAATTGGATTGGTAAGCGTTAAAAACTCGATACCTTCTTCCTGAGCATGTTTAATTTCTTCGTTACGCGCCGGCATCTCTTCCATCGAACGACGATAGATAATCATAGCACGATTGGCTCCTAAACGTTTGGCTGTTCGTACCGAATCCATTGCCGTATTACCACCACCAATAACTGCTACATTCTTACCACTTATAATAGGAGTATCGGTTTCGGAACTGGCAGCATGCATTAAATTAACACGGGTAAGATATTCGTTAGAGCTTAAAATACCAATATAGTTTTCGCCTGGAATATTCATAAACCGAGGTAGACCAGCGCCACTTCCTGTAAAGAAAGCTTCAAATCCTTCCTCTTTCAAATCATCGAAAGAAGCAGTGCGGCCAACAATAAAGTTATTTTCGAACTTAACGCCCATTTTACGTAAGATGTCAATTTCAACATCTACAATATCGTTTGGTAAACGAAACTCAGGAATACCATATTTTAAAACTCCGCCAATCTCGTGCAATGCTTCAAAAACAGTAACATCATAGCCTTGTTTAGCCATATCGCCGGCAAAAGTCAACCCAGCAGGGCCACTTCCTATAACAGCAACTTTAATACCATTACTTTCGGCTACAGTTGGCACAGTCATTTGATTGGTTTCGCGCTCGTAATCGGCAGCAAAACGCTCCAAATATCCAATAGCAACTGGTTCTTTCTTTAATTTAAGTGTGTAAAAACACTTTGATTCACACTGCTTCTCCTGAGGACAAACACGTCCGCAAACAGCAGGCAAAGCACTGGTTTGTTTCAATACTTTAGCCGCTTCCACAAATTCGCCTTGCTCAATTCGCTTTATGAACTTTGGAATATTAATTTCTACAGGACAACCTGTTATACATGTAGGATCAGGACAATCCAAACATCGACGTGCTTCGCACAATGCTTCGTCTTGTGTTAATCCTTTATTTACTTCAATATTAGAGAGAATTCTTTCCTGAGGATCCACCTCACCCATGCGAACTCTTTCTAGAGCAGTTCGCTCCTTATTTTTCATCAAACCACGTACATCAACCCTCCAGGACTGCTCTCTTTCTGCTTTTAAAAATTCTTTGCTAACAGCCATTGTTATTCCTTTTCTTTTGAGTGAAGATACTTTTGTTCTGCTTCCTTTTCAATTTCCTTATATCCATTCAGGCGAAGCAACATCTCATCAAAATCCACCTGATGAGCATCAAACTCAGGTCCGTCAATACAAACGAACTTGGTTTTACCTCCAACTGTAATTCTACAAGCACCACACATACCTGTACCATCAACCATAATGGTATTTAAACTGGCATAAGTTGGCACCTCGTATTTTTTAGTAGTAAGTGAAGCAAACTTCATCATGATGGCAGGACCAATCACAACCGATAAATTAACTTCCTCGCGTTGCAGAACCTGCTCCATTGCTTCGGTAACCAAACCTTTTTGTCCATAAGAGC includes:
- a CDS encoding putative LPS assembly protein LptD, with the translated sequence MLITSLWAVIFLHCSLLTAQSPELMPVAGPVTSFNEVTLSNNSLQNDTINNNISRTDSLSRRRNPQFLSNDSLSLTPKDTVPRTSDPNSFIIDSEVQYKAKDSIFTDMITKKTYLYGDAEVKYQDITLTANTIILDMDSSTAVAYGARDSLNNEIGLPVFTDPSGEYEMRRMKYNFKTEKAIIQHIVTEQGEGFVVGDRAKKIEDNAYCMKDARYTTCDHHDHPHFYLNLTKAKVIPGKKTITGPAYLVVEDVKLPIVIPFAMIPTTSSYSSGFIFPSYRDESIRGFGLTDGGYYWAANDYFDLMAKGDIFTNGSWASRTTTNYKKRYKFSGRLNFQYMENIYSEKDLPDYKKTKDMSITWSHRQDAKANPYQTFSASVNYSTSSYDQNNINSIGTVNGSDISRNTKRSSISYSKRWAGKPYNLSLNLLHSQNSRDTTIDLTIPDITFTVNRFYPFKSKNKVGSNENFLEKISVSYTGNAKNYVSAKEYELGFTGNDFTNQWKNGMQHSIPVAMNFKFLKHFTLNPSFNYRERWYLSKTEQYWDEENQVIAKSDPISGFNRAYDYSLSAGTSTKIYTTFKPWEKLFGDKIEGIRHVATPSVSFSYSPDFSEAKYGFYDSFEYYNQDKDEVEREKYSYYEGYLYGTPGEGKSGSMGFSLANTLEMKVKSTKDSTGFKKIKILESLNFSSSYNFLKDSVKLAPINMTGRTKIAGTNINFGARFNAYALDDSTGLVTNTFLINSDKKKLLRMESANLSFGYSIGSDTFKKKKNNEDTNQEQEDDSSNMPPLDPNDPTSGLPSFGQGENRNLMAGDDGYADFSIPWNLSFNYSLRVNGSFDKTQKDYKYTVTSDVNFNGNMSLTPKWKINFSSGYSFDQKALAHTSMGISRDLHCWSMNFSLVPVGRYKSYFFTIRVNSSMLQDLKYDKRSSARDNPNFYN
- a CDS encoding RidA family protein, with translation MKKIIATKNAPGAIGPYSQAVEVNGTLYISGQVPVDPTTGKVIDGGISEQTEQVMKNIGAILDEAGYTFADVVKSTCLLSDMANFKAMNEVYGSRYTENPPARAAFAVKELPLGVLIEIETIAIK
- the rplI gene encoding 50S ribosomal protein L9, whose product is MEIILKEDIQNLGHKNDIVTVKNGYGRNYLIPRGMAVLATVSAKKVHEENMRQRAHKEEKIKNDALEVAKTLEGKSFTIGAKASQTGKIFGSVNTIQIAEALTKGGFDVDRKNISMKDDAKELGTYTATIKLHREVKVDISIEVVAE
- the rpsR gene encoding 30S ribosomal protein S18, giving the protein MAQNQSEIRYLTPPSVEIKKKKYCRFKKNKIKYIDYKDPEFLKKFLNEQGKILPRRLTGTSLKYQRKVSQAVKRARHLALLPYVTDLMK
- the rpsF gene encoding 30S ribosomal protein S6, producing the protein MLNHYETVFILTPVLSDVQMKEAVEKFKGLITENGGKIVNEENWGLRKLAYPIQKKSTGFYQLFEFDAEPEFVATLETAFRRDERVIRFLTFKLDKYAKAYAEKRRANKKEKEN
- a CDS encoding dihydroorotate dehydrogenase-like protein; this encodes MKNLSTTYLGIPIKNPVVIGSSGLSSTIGGIKKLTAAGAAAIVLKSIFEEEIVAEAQQTIGQQLGMDDNNLEFFDYYDYQLKQEALDKYVSLITEAKEAVDIPIIASINCTSYSEWISYAKKFEEAGVDGIELNIFKLPYNIEASAESIEKIYFDIVDKVKQYITVPVGIKLGSYFTNLGNVLSRLSVKADGLILFNRFASLDFDIENDQVVSGKVYSNPEDFAMSLRWISILSPSAKCDLIASTGVHEYGTLVKLLMAGASSVELVSSVYKEGPEVIRWMLSELDKWMERRGYESLADFKGKLSQSQANNPEMFERVQFMRYFSGYNK
- the gltA gene encoding NADPH-dependent glutamate synthase, with the translated sequence MAVSKEFLKAEREQSWRVDVRGLMKNKERTALERVRMGEVDPQERILSNIEVNKGLTQDEALCEARRCLDCPDPTCITGCPVEINIPKFIKRIEQGEFVEAAKVLKQTSALPAVCGRVCPQEKQCESKCFYTLKLKKEPVAIGYLERFAADYERETNQMTVPTVAESNGIKVAVIGSGPAGLTFAGDMAKQGYDVTVFEALHEIGGVLKYGIPEFRLPNDIVDVEIDILRKMGVKFENNFIVGRTASFDDLKEEGFEAFFTGSGAGLPRFMNIPGENYIGILSSNEYLTRVNLMHAASSETDTPIISGKNVAVIGGGNTAMDSVRTAKRLGANRAMIIYRRSMEEMPARNEEIKHAQEEGIEFLTLTNPIEYFADENGRVNKVRVQKMELGEPDASGRRRPVPMEGSEYEIDVDTVVVSVGVSPNPLIPSALPQLETTRWGTIVVDDEKLQSSIPEMFAGGDIVRGGATVILAMGDGRNAAASMHKYLQEKHNS